The following proteins are encoded in a genomic region of Sulfurovum indicum:
- a CDS encoding nitrite reductase, with product MKLNKLLGLAAATSLVATMAMAGSSKMDFAKVYEKECQGCHGPIHQGGVGSDLRPKALKKKEAYSLAETIMNGKPGTAMPGWKHMFSKDDATGMVDWLMNWKNTVELRLDLDEVKQTWKQLADRKALLKKYPHPTDVESVMDIVFATERDASLVDFIDGTTGKVLSRHKAGFAVHVTVTNKRMPRYAYSISRSGRLTMFDLAAPGQPAIASVQVGQESRGLAVSPDGKYVMAGNYNPGGAVLCDALTLEPLKVYQTAAVIDPDGNIGPSRVASIADTPYGPYFAFALKDGGHVYIVDYSKPDFPIVGDIPNIGKILHDAFLNEGKEIGRYYMIASQGSDVMGIVDFKTKSLAAKVYTGPGSKPHPGQGSSWYNDKYGQLHATVSMNVGNAVIWDNNWDVVANVPTAGGGLFIGTSKDTPYLWADCVLGTPDNYNKVYLINKDTLETDRIIEVGKKEGKLIDAHSGKVLQTWDATQYKKVAGKEVDSKLSKEKLLTYSDKKGAKVKKPVQPRLLHAEPANGGKWTFISEWTTGRIGVYNAKTGEFIKYIHNLTTPTFTYSVEHRQHIPGA from the coding sequence ATGAAACTAAACAAACTTTTAGGATTGGCGGCAGCAACGAGTTTGGTAGCAACAATGGCTATGGCGGGTTCATCCAAGATGGACTTTGCAAAAGTGTATGAAAAAGAGTGTCAAGGATGTCACGGACCTATCCACCAGGGTGGGGTCGGATCTGACTTGCGTCCTAAAGCATTGAAGAAAAAAGAGGCATATTCACTTGCTGAAACCATTATGAACGGTAAGCCAGGTACGGCTATGCCGGGTTGGAAACATATGTTCTCCAAAGATGACGCAACAGGTATGGTCGACTGGTTGATGAACTGGAAGAACACTGTAGAGCTTCGTCTTGATCTTGATGAGGTGAAGCAGACTTGGAAACAGCTTGCCGACCGTAAAGCACTTCTTAAGAAGTACCCTCATCCTACAGATGTTGAGAGTGTAATGGATATTGTCTTTGCAACAGAGCGTGACGCATCACTGGTTGACTTCATCGATGGAACAACAGGTAAAGTACTTTCACGTCACAAAGCAGGATTCGCGGTACACGTAACAGTAACCAATAAGCGTATGCCTCGCTATGCATACTCTATCTCCCGTTCCGGAAGATTGACTATGTTTGATCTTGCAGCACCGGGACAGCCAGCGATTGCCAGTGTTCAGGTAGGACAGGAGTCAAGAGGACTTGCGGTCTCTCCAGACGGTAAATATGTAATGGCTGGTAACTACAACCCGGGTGGTGCAGTACTTTGTGATGCATTGACGTTAGAACCGCTGAAAGTGTATCAGACAGCTGCAGTTATTGACCCTGATGGAAATATCGGACCAAGTCGTGTTGCTTCAATCGCAGATACACCTTATGGGCCATACTTCGCATTCGCACTCAAAGACGGTGGACACGTTTATATTGTAGATTACAGCAAACCTGACTTCCCGATCGTAGGAGATATCCCAAATATCGGTAAAATACTTCATGATGCGTTCCTGAATGAAGGAAAAGAGATCGGACGTTATTATATGATCGCTTCCCAAGGGTCTGATGTAATGGGTATCGTTGATTTTAAAACCAAGTCATTGGCAGCGAAAGTCTATACTGGACCAGGCAGTAAGCCACACCCGGGACAAGGGTCTTCATGGTATAACGATAAGTATGGTCAGCTTCATGCAACAGTGAGTATGAACGTTGGTAATGCAGTTATCTGGGATAACAACTGGGATGTAGTAGCAAACGTACCGACAGCAGGCGGTGGTCTCTTCATCGGAACAAGTAAAGATACACCGTACCTCTGGGCAGACTGTGTACTTGGAACACCTGATAATTACAATAAAGTGTACCTGATCAACAAAGATACGCTTGAAACTGACCGTATTATTGAGGTTGGTAAGAAAGAAGGTAAGCTGATTGACGCACATAGCGGAAAAGTACTTCAGACTTGGGATGCTACACAGTATAAAAAAGTAGCAGGTAAGGAAGTTGACTCCAAACTCTCCAAAGAGAAACTGTTGACATACTCTGATAAGAAAGGTGCAAAGGTCAAAAAACCTGTACAGCCAAGACTACTTCATGCTGAGCCGGCTAATGGCGGTAAGTGGACATTCATCTCCGAGTGGACAACAGGACGTATCGGTGTCTACAATGCGAAGACAGGTGAGTTCATCAAGTATATTCATAACTTGACTACACCGACATTCACATACTCTGTAGAACACAGACAACATATACCTGGAGCATAA
- a CDS encoding cbb3-type cytochrome c oxidase subunit I: MKHSKQEALMLSSIKTNEFAGSKSKELAMMYFRVAIILFGAQLLMGLIAAIQFLVPGFLFELFDFSVARMVHINALVVWMLYAMIGSVYFMLPDETGVETVGVGLGKLAFWVLTAAVTVVVLVYIFIQVGAGTEASIWFINEGREYIEAPRWADIGIVVVVLIFYWNVFASYMKGRQTGIMTVMVADLLALAGLYLTGMFFTDNISMDQFWWWWVIHLWVEATWEVFVGTLAAYALIKIIGAKREIVEMWLWIEVLMLFGSGILGLGHHYFWIGTPEYWWEIGALFSALEPVPLVAMFVHVLYDWGKEQGIAKAEGKQGAVMNNGPAMAWIVTNAFGNFLGAGIWGFFHTLPQVNIYTHGTQFTAAHGHLAFFGAYATILIGMMYMGIQGAYGVERLKATFKSKMGIFLITFGVVGMTVALTIAGYEQVLVERAELGGGWNAFFTAQELPWYVQAQTWRAIMGVTTFVGFVYLVLDLLTIGKTAKAAQAA; this comes from the coding sequence TTGAAACATTCAAAGCAGGAGGCACTCATGCTCAGTAGTATTAAAACAAATGAATTTGCCGGCAGTAAATCCAAAGAACTGGCAATGATGTATTTTAGAGTTGCTATTATACTCTTTGGTGCACAGTTGCTTATGGGGCTTATTGCTGCAATCCAATTCTTGGTTCCCGGTTTCTTATTTGAGTTATTCGATTTTTCTGTAGCGAGAATGGTACACATCAACGCACTTGTTGTATGGATGCTGTATGCAATGATAGGTTCAGTTTATTTTATGTTACCGGACGAGACAGGTGTTGAAACGGTCGGTGTAGGGCTTGGAAAATTAGCATTCTGGGTATTGACAGCAGCAGTCACAGTTGTAGTACTTGTTTATATCTTTATTCAGGTAGGTGCTGGTACAGAAGCATCTATCTGGTTTATTAATGAGGGTAGAGAGTATATTGAAGCGCCAAGATGGGCAGATATCGGTATCGTTGTAGTCGTATTGATCTTCTATTGGAACGTTTTTGCTTCTTATATGAAAGGAAGACAAACCGGTATTATGACGGTAATGGTTGCTGACTTGCTTGCGCTTGCCGGTCTATATCTTACAGGTATGTTCTTTACAGATAACATCTCTATGGATCAATTCTGGTGGTGGTGGGTTATTCACCTTTGGGTTGAAGCAACCTGGGAAGTATTTGTAGGTACACTTGCAGCGTATGCACTTATCAAAATTATTGGTGCTAAAAGAGAGATAGTCGAGATGTGGTTATGGATCGAAGTCCTGATGCTTTTTGGTTCAGGTATCCTTGGTTTGGGTCACCATTACTTCTGGATCGGTACACCGGAATACTGGTGGGAGATCGGTGCACTCTTCTCGGCACTTGAGCCTGTTCCGTTGGTAGCGATGTTCGTTCACGTACTCTACGACTGGGGTAAAGAACAAGGTATTGCAAAAGCAGAAGGCAAACAGGGTGCCGTTATGAATAATGGACCGGCAATGGCATGGATCGTTACAAATGCATTCGGAAACTTCCTCGGGGCTGGGATCTGGGGATTCTTCCACACATTGCCACAGGTAAATATCTATACACACGGTACACAGTTTACTGCAGCGCACGGTCACCTGGCATTCTTCGGTGCCTATGCAACGATCCTTATCGGGATGATGTATATGGGGATTCAGGGAGCGTATGGTGTTGAAAGACTGAAAGCGACATTCAAGTCCAAAATGGGAATTTTCCTCATTACTTTCGGTGTTGTAGGAATGACAGTTGCTCTGACTATCGCCGGATATGAGCAAGTACTGGTAGAGAGAGCCGAACTTGGTGGAGGATGGAATGCGTTCTTTACTGCACAGGAACTCCCTTGGTATGTACAGGCACAAACATGGAGAGCCATTATGGGTGTAACAACATTCGTTGGATTTGTCTACCTTGTATTGGATCTGCTTACTATCGGTAAAACAGCAAAAGCAGCACAAGCTGCCTAA
- a CDS encoding c-type cytochrome, with translation MANENVSVWTSIPFWRRSAAWVTGFATMLLIWLSFDTLGQITMGTDADLKNNVTKRVPAPTVINYHIDYKMDAKRGHEIPVIGEKQPFFGKEWSEEEAAQLLHLGKLTSQAKNCMNCHTLLGNGAYFAPDLTKAWLDPAWQAGGPLQGMTGKNTVEEAMAEFLQHPSQYPTHARMMPNLGITAEEAKGLVAFLKHMSSIDTNGFPRNFSKSVETFKAGGTHAQ, from the coding sequence ATGGCTAACGAAAATGTTTCGGTTTGGACCAGTATACCATTTTGGCGTCGTTCAGCGGCATGGGTAACAGGGTTTGCAACAATGTTGCTTATCTGGCTTTCATTTGATACGCTTGGACAAATTACAATGGGTACGGATGCAGACCTAAAGAATAATGTAACCAAAAGGGTACCCGCACCAACAGTGATCAATTATCATATTGATTACAAGATGGATGCAAAAAGAGGGCATGAGATACCGGTGATCGGTGAGAAACAACCATTCTTTGGAAAAGAGTGGAGTGAAGAGGAGGCAGCACAGCTTCTACATCTTGGGAAACTGACTTCTCAGGCGAAGAACTGTATGAACTGTCATACACTTTTGGGAAATGGGGCATACTTCGCACCTGATCTTACCAAAGCATGGCTTGACCCGGCATGGCAGGCAGGCGGTCCACTACAGGGTATGACAGGGAAGAATACAGTAGAGGAAGCAATGGCAGAGTTTTTGCAGCATCCTTCACAGTATCCTACACATGCCCGTATGATGCCCAATCTCGGAATCACAGCGGAAGAGGCAAAGGGCCTGGTAGCATTCCTCAAACACATGAGTAGTATTGATACCAATGGTTTCCCGAGAAACTTCTCAAAATCTGTTGAAACATTCAAAGCAGGAGGCACTCATGCTCAGTAG
- a CDS encoding branched-chain amino acid transaminase yields MNKAKYIWMDGELTPWDNAKVHVLTHTLHYGNGAIEGTKAYKTVDGRCAIFKLNEHTKRLLNSAKMTLMDVPFSLEELNNAQVKLLQENELFDGAYIRPLVYLGYGVMGLYHKDAPVNVSISAWEWGAYLGEEGLKKGIRLKISSMTRTPNTSGMGKAKAVANYLNSQMAKFEAVEAGYDEALLRDDQGYIAEASGACFFMVRDGKLISPPSDNTLESITQATIIDLAQDMGLEVVRRRITREEIYIADEAFLTGTAAEVTPIREVDARVIGCGSRGPITEKLQTAYFDAVAGKNPDYIKHLTYIN; encoded by the coding sequence ATGAACAAAGCAAAATATATCTGGATGGATGGCGAACTCACCCCCTGGGATAATGCCAAGGTCCATGTCCTTACACATACCCTGCACTACGGAAATGGTGCGATCGAGGGAACAAAGGCTTATAAGACCGTAGATGGAAGATGTGCAATCTTCAAGCTTAACGAGCATACCAAAAGACTGCTCAACTCGGCGAAGATGACACTGATGGATGTTCCTTTCAGTCTGGAAGAGCTCAATAATGCACAGGTGAAACTCCTACAGGAGAATGAACTTTTTGATGGCGCCTATATCAGACCACTTGTCTATCTTGGTTACGGAGTCATGGGGCTCTACCATAAAGATGCACCGGTAAATGTCTCCATCTCTGCATGGGAATGGGGTGCATATCTCGGAGAAGAGGGGCTCAAGAAAGGGATAAGACTCAAAATATCATCTATGACCAGAACACCTAATACTTCCGGAATGGGTAAAGCCAAAGCCGTTGCTAACTACCTCAACTCGCAAATGGCAAAGTTCGAAGCGGTAGAAGCAGGCTATGATGAAGCTCTTCTCCGTGATGACCAGGGATACATCGCAGAAGCTTCAGGCGCCTGCTTCTTTATGGTCAGAGATGGTAAACTCATCTCTCCGCCAAGCGATAATACACTCGAATCCATTACGCAGGCAACGATTATCGACCTGGCACAGGATATGGGGCTCGAGGTAGTTAGACGACGTATCACCCGTGAAGAGATCTACATTGCCGATGAAGCGTTCCTTACAGGAACCGCTGCAGAAGTCACCCCTATCCGTGAAGTCGATGCACGCGTGATCGGATGCGGGTCTCGAGGACCGATCACAGAAAAATTACAGACAGCCTATTTTGATGCGGTAGCAGGAAAGAATCCAGACTATATCAAGCATTTAACATACATCAACTAG
- a CDS encoding prohibitin family protein, whose protein sequence is MPADMNDYFKKKKPSNSDKQSGNSGGGSSNQSFNNPFNNMGGKGASWILIIIAIIFALFVLKPFAIINSGEVGIKVTTGKFQEKPLHPGLHFYIPVFEKIIPVNTRVRMITYSNENKQVLSDGYSRYEGGLRRNPAIRVMDSRGLDVDIDLAVQYHLRPESAPATIANWGTAWEDKIINTKVREIVRDVIGKYAAENLPQKRPEIAKEIHDKVRIKVEAIAGKPVVLDSVELRNIVLPTKIKAKIEELQAEKQNVMIAEQQKDRAKREAERKAEIARGEAEKRRIEAQGQADQIRIEANAQAKANKIIAESLTEKLLQMQQIQTQNNFNEALKVNKDAQIFLTPGGAVPNIWVDAKGKEQKAISAQQ, encoded by the coding sequence ATGCCAGCAGACATGAACGACTATTTTAAAAAGAAAAAACCCAGCAACAGTGACAAACAATCCGGCAACAGCGGTGGCGGTAGCAGCAATCAAAGCTTTAACAACCCGTTCAATAATATGGGAGGCAAGGGTGCATCATGGATACTCATCATCATAGCTATTATCTTTGCACTCTTCGTACTTAAACCCTTCGCCATTATCAACTCAGGTGAAGTCGGTATCAAAGTAACCACCGGTAAATTCCAGGAGAAGCCTCTTCATCCTGGATTACATTTTTATATACCTGTTTTTGAAAAGATCATTCCTGTCAACACACGAGTACGTATGATCACCTACTCCAATGAGAATAAACAGGTACTTAGTGACGGCTATTCACGATATGAGGGAGGACTGCGTAGAAACCCTGCTATCAGGGTAATGGACAGCAGAGGCTTGGATGTCGATATCGATCTTGCCGTCCAGTACCACTTAAGACCGGAAAGTGCACCAGCAACCATTGCCAACTGGGGTACTGCATGGGAAGACAAGATCATCAATACGAAAGTACGTGAGATCGTACGTGATGTTATTGGTAAATATGCAGCAGAGAACCTTCCTCAAAAACGTCCGGAGATCGCAAAAGAGATCCATGATAAAGTACGTATCAAAGTTGAGGCCATCGCTGGCAAACCGGTAGTCCTTGACTCCGTAGAACTGAGGAATATCGTACTTCCTACCAAAATCAAAGCAAAAATCGAAGAACTTCAGGCAGAAAAACAGAATGTCATGATCGCAGAGCAGCAAAAAGACAGAGCAAAGCGTGAAGCAGAGCGTAAAGCAGAGATCGCAAGAGGAGAAGCAGAAAAACGACGTATCGAAGCACAGGGACAGGCAGACCAGATCCGCATTGAAGCGAATGCACAGGCAAAAGCCAATAAGATCATTGCCGAATCTCTGACAGAAAAGCTTTTACAAATGCAGCAGATCCAAACACAGAACAACTTCAACGAAGCCCTTAAAGTCAATAAAGATGCACAGATATTCCTTACTCCCGGCGGTGCAGTACCAAATATCTGGGTAGATGCCAAAGGCAAAGAACAAAAAGCCATTTCGGCACAACAATAA
- the hisIE gene encoding bifunctional phosphoribosyl-AMP cyclohydrolase/phosphoribosyl-ATP diphosphatase HisIE, which translates to MNIDWKKNPLIPAIAQDAQTNEVLMLAYMNEEAYNLTLSTGYAHYFSRSKQRIWKKGESSGHTQEIKDILLDCDADTIVLKIKQNGVACHTGRRSCFFTSVLQEKIILDKEVDTDAIYGVVDTLYHTILERKNAPAEAKSWTKKLLDDKELMLSKITEEAQEVVDAIDHESDEQVIYESADLLYHTLVGLGYRNISPDRVKQELARRFGISGIEEKENRQK; encoded by the coding sequence ATGAACATCGACTGGAAAAAAAATCCCCTTATCCCTGCTATTGCACAAGATGCCCAGACAAACGAAGTACTCATGCTTGCCTACATGAATGAAGAAGCATATAATCTGACCCTCTCTACCGGCTATGCCCACTACTTCAGCCGTTCAAAACAGCGTATTTGGAAAAAAGGAGAGAGCTCCGGGCATACACAGGAAATCAAAGATATACTGCTTGATTGTGATGCCGATACAATTGTCCTTAAGATCAAACAAAATGGTGTTGCCTGTCATACCGGACGCAGAAGCTGTTTTTTTACCTCTGTATTACAAGAGAAGATCATCTTGGATAAAGAGGTAGATACAGACGCTATCTATGGTGTAGTGGACACACTCTACCATACCATTTTAGAGCGTAAAAATGCTCCAGCAGAAGCTAAATCATGGACAAAAAAGTTACTTGATGATAAAGAGCTCATGCTGAGCAAGATCACAGAAGAGGCTCAGGAGGTAGTAGATGCAATTGATCATGAAAGTGACGAACAGGTTATCTACGAAAGTGCCGACCTGCTCTACCACACCCTCGTAGGACTTGGGTATCGAAACATCTCTCCCGACAGAGTAAAACAGGAACTTGCCAGAAGATTTGGAATAAGCGGGATCGAAGAGAAAGAGAACAGACAAAAATGA
- a CDS encoding beta-N-acetylhexosaminidase, whose product MNAWVCGVKNADSFSTAITLLLIIPLSFTMPMCAAGLVNIIPKPQKIITKKGTFQLTQHTRYYSDTPLADNALDYLKLHLQASSGYRLLSSKRSAQITFHYNPKQNKKKEGYQLSITKEKITVEARDSAGFFYATITLMQLMAPEIWSNQQKRKQWKIPACIIEDAPHFRWRGIMLDTSRNFFSTTYIKKFIDRMAQYKLNRFHWHLTDDEGWRIEIKHYPLLTGIGATRGPGTKLPFSTYPAMRGPKNHVQSGYYTQQEIREIVAYAKARAIEILPEIDLPSHAKAAVTAYPKLLLDPQDKSQYHSVQKISNNTINPAIETTYRLLETVLKEVATLFPFSYIHLGGDEVPKGAWARSPAVNKLMNEKGMQSRKEVTNYFFVRMDSILAMCGKKMAIWQEAIEGKPMVRKSTLVMAWKNTEAGIVSAKKGYATVMAPVQFLYFDQQYIRSKQEPGHSWSSPVSLKKVYSFSPLSNTGKATSYIQGINACLWSETLLNEDIADYLAWPRILALSEVAWSSNRNWNDFKHRVQKGALPRLKAQHINYRKCFRL is encoded by the coding sequence ATGAATGCTTGGGTTTGCGGAGTAAAAAACGCAGACTCTTTTTCCACTGCTATTACACTGCTGCTTATTATACCCCTCTCTTTTACGATGCCAATGTGTGCTGCCGGACTTGTCAATATCATTCCAAAACCACAAAAGATCATTACTAAAAAAGGTACCTTTCAGCTCACTCAACACACCCGTTACTACAGCGATACACCTCTTGCTGACAATGCTCTTGACTACCTGAAGTTACATTTACAGGCAAGCAGCGGCTACAGACTGCTCTCTTCCAAAAGATCAGCACAAATCACATTTCACTATAATCCAAAGCAAAACAAAAAAAAGGAAGGCTATCAACTCTCCATTACAAAAGAGAAGATCACTGTTGAAGCACGGGACAGTGCGGGATTCTTCTATGCCACCATTACACTGATGCAACTAATGGCCCCTGAGATCTGGAGCAACCAACAAAAACGTAAACAGTGGAAGATCCCTGCCTGTATCATTGAGGATGCTCCACATTTCCGCTGGCGGGGTATAATGCTGGATACTTCAAGAAACTTTTTCTCCACAACTTATATCAAAAAGTTTATCGACCGTATGGCACAGTACAAACTCAACCGCTTTCACTGGCATCTTACCGATGATGAAGGATGGCGTATAGAGATAAAACACTATCCACTCCTTACCGGGATCGGAGCAACACGGGGACCGGGTACAAAACTCCCTTTCTCCACCTACCCTGCCATGAGGGGGCCCAAAAACCATGTACAGTCCGGATACTACACCCAACAGGAGATACGGGAGATCGTTGCCTATGCAAAAGCAAGAGCTATCGAGATCCTCCCTGAGATTGATCTCCCTTCCCATGCAAAAGCAGCTGTCACCGCCTACCCAAAACTACTTCTCGATCCACAAGACAAGAGCCAATACCACTCCGTACAGAAGATCAGCAACAATACGATCAATCCTGCCATAGAGACTACCTACCGCCTTCTTGAGACTGTCTTAAAAGAAGTAGCAACCCTCTTTCCTTTCAGTTACATTCACTTAGGTGGTGATGAAGTACCTAAAGGAGCATGGGCCCGTTCACCTGCTGTCAATAAACTTATGAACGAAAAAGGAATGCAGTCACGAAAAGAAGTAACGAACTACTTTTTTGTACGTATGGACAGTATCCTTGCCATGTGTGGTAAAAAAATGGCAATCTGGCAGGAGGCTATAGAGGGAAAACCAATGGTGAGAAAGAGTACATTGGTAATGGCATGGAAAAACACAGAAGCAGGTATTGTATCGGCGAAAAAAGGTTATGCCACAGTCATGGCACCGGTACAGTTTCTCTACTTTGACCAGCAATATATCCGAAGCAAGCAAGAACCGGGACATTCCTGGTCCTCTCCCGTATCACTCAAGAAAGTTTACAGTTTTTCTCCGCTTTCCAATACAGGAAAAGCGACTTCGTATATTCAAGGGATCAATGCCTGCCTCTGGTCCGAGACACTGCTAAATGAAGATATTGCCGACTACCTGGCCTGGCCAAGAATACTTGCCCTTTCAGAGGTAGCATGGAGTAGCAATAGAAACTGGAATGACTTTAAACATCGTGTACAAAAAGGGGCATTGCCACGCCTCAAAGCGCAGCATATCAACTATCGAAAATGTTTTAGACTGTAG
- the purF gene encoding amidophosphoribosyltransferase: MCAIVGVFGAKKASTVAYYSLFSMQHRGQEATGISVANGEKIRLYKKRGMVADVFSQTTLDSMEGTCAVGHNRYSTAGSESQGDAQPVFAKYKLGEISVVHNGNLVNKNEVREELIAKGAIFQTDMDTENIIHLIAKSQKDALVDRIKDMLTKIEGAYCLAIQSRSKMFVIRDRYGIRPLSLGKLSDGGWIVASETCAFDLVGAEFVRDVNPGEMLTFEEGKEPVSEQVFEPDYHPCAFEYIYFARPDSIIDGKNVYQTRLQMGRKLAEETPAEVDLVLPVPDSGVAAARGYAEGLGVPFEMGIVRNHYVGRTFIEPTQEIRDLKVKLKLSPIKHLIKGKRVAIIDDSLVRGTTSKQIVRMLKEAGAKEVHMRIAAPEIKYPCRYGIDTPTKSELISANFTVEQIAQKIGADSLGFLSIEGLIDALGSERTYSLVSFDGNYFAGGNAQSPGCTTV, encoded by the coding sequence ATGTGTGCTATTGTCGGTGTATTTGGTGCAAAAAAAGCTTCAACAGTCGCGTACTATTCTCTCTTTTCCATGCAGCATCGCGGACAGGAGGCGACGGGAATCTCTGTAGCGAACGGAGAGAAGATCAGGCTCTATAAAAAAAGAGGAATGGTTGCCGATGTTTTCTCTCAGACAACACTTGACAGCATGGAAGGAACATGTGCCGTAGGGCATAACCGCTATTCTACTGCCGGAAGTGAGTCGCAGGGGGATGCTCAGCCTGTGTTTGCCAAGTACAAACTAGGGGAGATCTCGGTTGTGCATAACGGGAATCTTGTGAATAAGAATGAGGTTAGAGAGGAACTGATCGCCAAAGGGGCGATCTTCCAGACCGATATGGATACGGAAAATATTATTCATCTTATCGCGAAGTCGCAGAAAGATGCGCTGGTCGACCGTATCAAGGATATGCTGACTAAGATAGAGGGTGCCTACTGTCTGGCAATTCAGAGCCGTTCAAAAATGTTTGTGATCCGTGACCGTTACGGCATTAGACCATTAAGCCTTGGTAAACTGTCTGATGGCGGCTGGATCGTAGCAAGCGAGACCTGTGCGTTCGATCTTGTCGGTGCGGAGTTCGTACGTGATGTGAATCCGGGTGAAATGCTGACTTTTGAAGAAGGTAAAGAGCCTGTTTCAGAGCAGGTCTTCGAGCCGGATTACCATCCGTGTGCCTTCGAGTACATCTATTTTGCCAGACCTGACAGTATCATTGATGGAAAGAACGTCTACCAGACCCGTCTGCAGATGGGGCGCAAGCTTGCAGAGGAGACACCTGCGGAGGTAGATCTGGTCCTGCCGGTACCCGACAGCGGTGTGGCAGCAGCAAGAGGCTATGCCGAAGGGCTTGGTGTGCCGTTCGAGATGGGGATTGTGCGTAACCACTATGTGGGCCGCACCTTCATTGAACCGACACAGGAGATCCGTGATCTGAAGGTCAAGTTGAAACTCTCTCCGATCAAACATCTCATTAAAGGCAAGCGTGTGGCTATCATCGATGATTCGCTTGTAAGAGGTACGACATCCAAACAGATCGTACGTATGCTCAAAGAAGCAGGTGCGAAAGAGGTGCACATGCGTATCGCTGCACCTGAGATCAAATACCCATGCCGTTACGGGATTGATACACCAACAAAATCGGAGCTGATCTCTGCGAACTTTACTGTTGAGCAGATCGCCCAAAAGATCGGTGCCGATTCGCTTGGGTTTCTTTCTATTGAAGGATTGATAGATGCGCTTGGATCTGAACGTACCTATTCACTTGTAAGTTTTGACGGGAACTATTTTGCCGGCGGAAATGCCCAGAGCCCCGGTTGTACTACAGTCTAA
- the dapB gene encoding 4-hydroxy-tetrahydrodipicolinate reductase — protein MVKIGIVGSTGRMGEHLIKNILEDEALSLAGLHVFDELKTDVPNDVLITNSMDALLEACEVVIDFSAPVATQELCEAAFKNPTPLVIATTGFTEHQQNLLTEAAKEMPLLYSSNMSAGIALLKQLVEQVSATLKDFDIEIVEQHHRFKVDAPSGTALTLGEFAAKGRGLDLDKVRVSGRDGQIGARSKDEIAVLALRGGDIVGRHTVGFYNDGEFLELNHTATSRETFSKGAIRAAKWLVEQPAGFYTINDCLGI, from the coding sequence ATGGTAAAGATCGGTATTGTAGGAAGTACAGGAAGAATGGGGGAACACCTCATTAAAAATATTTTGGAAGACGAGGCTCTAAGTTTGGCAGGCTTGCATGTGTTTGATGAGCTGAAGACGGATGTGCCTAACGATGTGCTTATCACCAATAGTATGGATGCGTTGCTTGAAGCGTGTGAAGTAGTGATAGACTTCTCTGCACCTGTTGCAACACAAGAGCTGTGTGAAGCAGCATTTAAGAATCCAACCCCATTGGTGATTGCAACGACAGGATTTACCGAGCATCAGCAAAATCTTTTAACTGAAGCGGCTAAAGAGATGCCTCTGCTTTATTCTTCAAATATGTCAGCGGGGATCGCTCTGCTTAAGCAGTTGGTTGAACAGGTTTCAGCAACACTGAAAGATTTTGATATAGAGATCGTTGAACAGCATCACCGATTCAAGGTTGATGCGCCGAGCGGGACAGCATTGACATTAGGTGAATTTGCTGCAAAAGGGCGTGGACTTGATCTGGACAAAGTGCGTGTTTCAGGACGCGACGGACAGATTGGAGCAAGAAGCAAAGATGAGATCGCTGTGCTGGCACTGCGTGGCGGAGACATTGTCGGTCGTCATACAGTAGGTTTCTATAATGACGGAGAATTTCTTGAGCTTAATCATACGGCAACCAGCCGTGAAACCTTCTCTAAAGGTGCTATCAGAGCAGCAAAGTGGCTGGTAGAGCAGCCGGCAGGTTTCTACACTATCAATGACTGCCTGGGGATATGA